TCAGCCGGCAGGTGTCGGCGCGGTAGGTCGCGACGGACAGCGCGGCGGTGCGGCCCGCGGCGAAGAAGCGGGTGGTGACGACCAGGACGGGTGAGCCGGGCAACCGGTCGAGTTCCTTGGCGTCGTCCGCGCGGGCGGAGCCCAGCTCGACGGCGCGGTCCTGGCCCTCGAGCGTCAGGTGCTGGAGTTCGCGCAGCACCGCACGCGCGCGTGCCGGGCCGGAGGGGGCGTCGATCGCGGTGAGGTCGGGCACCGAGGCAGCCGGGATGTAGAGCAGTTCGGTGGCGACCGGCTGGCCATGGGACATCCGGGAGCGGCGCACGGTGTGGACGGGCTCGTCCGCGCCGGTCTCCAGGGCCGTGGCGACGGCTGCGGGCGGCGCGGCCTGCTCGCAGTCGACGGACTGCCAGGCGTCCGAGGCGGCGCCCGGCCAGGCGTGCTGTTCGGTGCCGACGGCCACGCCCACACGCGGCGGCGCGACGGTCGTACCGACGCCGCGGCGGCGCTGCAGCCGGCCTTCCAGCTCCAGTTGTTCGAGGGCCTGGCGGAGCGTGGCGCGGGCCACGCCGAAGCGGGCGGCGAGGTCGCGTTCGTTGGGCAGGATCTCGCCGACCGAGAACTCGGAGTCGAGTGCTTCGGTGAGCACGGTCTTGAGATGCCAGTACTTCGGTTCCGGCACCGATTCCAGCTGCGTGGTCCCCACCCTGTCCTCCGCAAGAGCCGTGGTCCGGCGGTTTTTAGCGCCCTTGTTTATTAAAGGTTGTTGCACTTCTCTGCGACCATAGGGCGGCCGTCACCCTTGGTCAAGACCAATCCTCGATCCCTTGCGCAACCCGAAGGTGACCTGCCGCGGAGCGTTCATGAGGCGTTCGTACGCGACGGTGTGTGTGACATTGCGGCAAAGCCCCCGTCGCAGGACGGGGGCGCGCGGGGCGCGCGGGGGTCAGCCGTCGGCGAGGTGCCGCAGCTTGTCCGGGTTGCGGACGACGTACACGGTCGTGACACGGCCGTCGGCGACGTCCAGCTGGACCAGGCTGTCGGGGGTGCCGCCGGACAGCAGCAGCACGGCCGGGCCGCCGTTGGTCTCCAGCAGGCGCGGGGACAGGTCCGGCGGGGAATGCCGCGCGACGCCGACCAGGAAGCGGGCGACTTTGTCGGCGGTGTGCACGATCCGCAGCGCTGCCTTGGCCTTTCCGCCGCTGTCGCTGACCAGGCGGACGTCCGGGGCGAGCAGGGACACGAGTCCGTCCAGGTCGCCCTCTGCCGCGGCGGCGAGGAAACGATCGGTCAGCTCGCGTCGCCGGGCCGGGTCGACCTCGTAGCGCGGCCGGCGTTCGTCGACGTGCCGCCGCGCCCGCCCGGCGAGTTGCCGTACGGCCGCCTCGCCGCGGCCGAGGAGGGCGGCGATCTCGGCGTACGGGTAGCCGAACGCCTCCCGGAGCACGAAGACGGCCCGCTCCAGCGGCGACAGCGACTCCAGGACGACCAGTACGGCGAGCGAGACGCTGTCGGCGAGCACGGCGTGGTCCGCCGAGTCCGGGGCGGCGGCGCCGAACTCGGTGAGGTAGGGCTCCGGCAGCCATGGCCCCACGTACGCCTCGCCGCGCGCCCGCACCTGGCGCATCCGGTCGATGGCCAGGCGGGTGGTGATCCGCACCAGGTAGGCGCGGGGTTCGCGGACCCCCGCGAGATCGGCGCCGGACCAGCGCAGCCAGGCGTCCTGGACCACGTCCTCGGCATCGGCGACGCGGCCCAGCATGCGATAGGCGACGCCCATGAGCAGGGGCCGGTGCTCTTCGAAGACGTCGGTCGCGATGTCGGCGGTCACTGCTCCATCCCATCCGACACGCGACGGATGTGTCCACCCGGAATCGGCCCGTCCGGCGCAGGTCCGGATCACAATGACCGCGGGTCGCCGGGGGTCGGCGGCCGGTGACCTGGAGGTGGCCGATGCGGTATGCGGTGCTGGGCACGGGCGAGGTGGGCCGCACCCTGGGCGGCAGGCTGGTGGAGCTGGGGCACGAGGTGACCCTCGGGTCCCGTACCAAGGACAACCCGGTGGCGCTGGAGTGGGCCACGGCCGCGGCGGAGCGTGCCCGCGCGGGCACGTTCGCGGAGGCGGCCGCGGCGGCCGAGGTGGTCGTCAACGCGGTGAGCGGCCGGGTGGCGCTCGACGCCCTGCGGGCGGCCGGCGCGGAGAACCTCGACGGCAAGATCCTGGTGGACGTGTGCAATCCGCTGGCCTTCGAGGACGGGGAACCACGGCTGGATCCGGTGGAGTCGGACAGCGTGGGCGAGCAGATCCAGCGCGCCTTCCCGCACGCGCGCGTGGTGAAGACGCTGAACACGGTCAACTGTCAGGTGATGGTGGATCCGGGGCGGGTGCCGGGCGCGCACCACCTGTTCGTGTGCGGTCAGGACGCGGGGGCCAAGGAGCAGGTGACGGCCATGCTCGGGGAGTTCGGGTGGCCGGCGGAGCGGGTGCTGGACCTGGGCGGCATCCAGGCGGCCCGGACGGTGGAGATGTATCTGCCGCTGTGGCTGACCATGATGCGGCGGTTCGGGACCGCGGACTTCAACATCGAGGTACGCCGGGCCGGTTGACCGGCGCGGGAGAACGCGGCCTACGCCCATCGGGGGCTACCGGCAGGTAGCAATTGCTGACAAGCTGTCTACAGCGTCGGTCAGCACCCAGACGAGGAGCACACCATGTCCGCCACCGTCTCCTTCAAGGTCCCCGCTCCGCACGGCCCGAAGGACGTGACCGTGTCCTACGCGCGCGTGGGACACGGGGAACCGCTGGTCCTGCTGCACGGGATCGGCCATCACCGGCAAGCCTGGGACCCGGTCGTGGACATCCTCGCCACCGAGCGCGACGTCATCGCCGTCGACCTTCCGGGCTTCGGCGCGTCCCCGGGCCTGCCGGACGGCCTCGCCTACGACCTTGCGACCACCGACTCCGTGCTCGGCGCCCTGTTCGAGGCGCTGGAGCTGGACCGCCCGCACATCGCGGGCAACTCGCTGGGCGGCCTGCTCGCCCTGGAGCTGGGCCGGGAGAAGCTCGTGCGGTCCGTCACCGCCCTCTCCCCGGCCGGGTTCTGGACGGATGCCGAACGCCGGTACGCCTTCGCGGTGCTGCTCGCGATGCGGGGCATCGCCCAGCGGCTCCCGCTGCCGCTGGTGGAGCGGCTGTCGCGCACCGCGGCGGGCCGAACCGCGCTGACGAGCACCATCTACGCACGCCCCGCGCGGCGTACCCCCGAGGCCGTCGTCGCCGAGACGCTCGCGCTGGCGGGTGCCACCGGGTTCGACGCGACGCTGCGGGCGGGCGCCACCGTCCGGTTCACCGACGGACTGCCCGGTCTGCCGGTCACGGTGGCCTGGGGCGCGCAGGACCGGCTCCTCGTACGCCGGCAGGGTGTGCGCGCCAAGCAGCTCATCCCGCACGCCCGGCTGGTGCGGCTGCCCGGTTGCGGCCACTGCCCGATGAGCGATGACCCGGCGCTGGTCGCCCGGGTCATCCTGGACGGCAGCAGCCGCTGAACCGGGCGGCGGACTGTACTCAGGCAGGGCGCCGCGAAGGCAGGGTGCGGCAGCCCGCGTGGCGCCCCAAGGACCGTTGTTCACTGCGGGTTTCCGCACGCGCCGCAGCGTCCCAGTAGGTGTTGGTTCGACACACCGGCCGGATCCTTTCCCTGGAGGCGCAGCCATGTCAGACCGTTCGCTCCCCGGCCGCCGCAGCGTGCTGCGCGGCTCCCTCGCCGCGTCGGCGGCCCTCGCCCTGCCCG
The genomic region above belongs to Streptomyces sp. CG1 and contains:
- a CDS encoding alpha/beta fold hydrolase, whose product is MSATVSFKVPAPHGPKDVTVSYARVGHGEPLVLLHGIGHHRQAWDPVVDILATERDVIAVDLPGFGASPGLPDGLAYDLATTDSVLGALFEALELDRPHIAGNSLGGLLALELGREKLVRSVTALSPAGFWTDAERRYAFAVLLAMRGIAQRLPLPLVERLSRTAAGRTALTSTIYARPARRTPEAVVAETLALAGATGFDATLRAGATVRFTDGLPGLPVTVAWGAQDRLLVRRQGVRAKQLIPHARLVRLPGCGHCPMSDDPALVARVILDGSSR
- a CDS encoding GntR family transcriptional regulator; translation: MGTTQLESVPEPKYWHLKTVLTEALDSEFSVGEILPNERDLAARFGVARATLRQALEQLELEGRLQRRRGVGTTVAPPRVGVAVGTEQHAWPGAASDAWQSVDCEQAAPPAAVATALETGADEPVHTVRRSRMSHGQPVATELLYIPAASVPDLTAIDAPSGPARARAVLRELQHLTLEGQDRAVELGSARADDAKELDRLPGSPVLVVTTRFFAAGRTAALSVATYRADTCRLTFGDSPEVEIHHDPERQAS
- the sigJ gene encoding RNA polymerase sigma factor SigJ, translated to MTADIATDVFEEHRPLLMGVAYRMLGRVADAEDVVQDAWLRWSGADLAGVREPRAYLVRITTRLAIDRMRQVRARGEAYVGPWLPEPYLTEFGAAAPDSADHAVLADSVSLAVLVVLESLSPLERAVFVLREAFGYPYAEIAALLGRGEAAVRQLAGRARRHVDERRPRYEVDPARRRELTDRFLAAAAEGDLDGLVSLLAPDVRLVSDSGGKAKAALRIVHTADKVARFLVGVARHSPPDLSPRLLETNGGPAVLLLSGGTPDSLVQLDVADGRVTTVYVVRNPDKLRHLADG
- a CDS encoding NADPH-dependent F420 reductase, giving the protein MRYAVLGTGEVGRTLGGRLVELGHEVTLGSRTKDNPVALEWATAAAERARAGTFAEAAAAAEVVVNAVSGRVALDALRAAGAENLDGKILVDVCNPLAFEDGEPRLDPVESDSVGEQIQRAFPHARVVKTLNTVNCQVMVDPGRVPGAHHLFVCGQDAGAKEQVTAMLGEFGWPAERVLDLGGIQAARTVEMYLPLWLTMMRRFGTADFNIEVRRAG